Proteins encoded in a region of the Globicephala melas chromosome 1, mGloMel1.2, whole genome shotgun sequence genome:
- the LOC115844610 gene encoding putative olfactory receptor 10J6, producing MQRKNLTEVTEFIFLGFSRFHEHQITLFAVFLILYTLTLAGNAIIVTIIHIDCHLHMPIYFFLSILASSETVYTLVTIPRMLSSLIAQNQPISLAGCTTQVFFFVTLAINNCFLLTVTGYDHHVAICNPLRYALIMSKRVCVQLMCGAFSTGLAMAAVQVTSIFTLPFCHRVVGHFFCDILPVIKLSRIDTTVNEIINFVVSLSVILVPMGLVFISYVLFISTILNTASAEGQKKAFAICASHLTMVMVHYSCASTDYLKPKSENSVEQDLLLSVTFTIITPLLNCVVYSLRNKKVKDSLRRAVGRNIS from the coding sequence ATGCAGAGAAAAAACCTCACAGAAGTGACAGAGTTCATTTTCCTAGGATTCTCCAGATTCCATGAACACCAGATCACCCTCTTTGCAGTTTTTCTCATCCTGTATACATTAACCCTGGCTGGCAATGCCATCATCGTGACCATTATCCACATTGATTGTCACCTCCACATGCCCATATACTTCTTCCTGAGCATCCTGGCCAGTTCAGAGACTGTGTACACATTGGTCACCATTCCACGGATGCTCTCCAGCCTCATAGCCCAGAACCAGCCAATCTCCTTGGCAGGCTGTACCACTCAAGTGTTCTTCTTTGTTACCTTAGCCATCAACAACTGCTTTCTGCTCACAGTGACAGGATATGACCACCATGTGGCCATCTGCAACCCCCTGAGATATGCACTTATCATGAGCAAGAGGGTGTGTGTCCAGCTGATGTGTGGAGCCTTCAGCACTGGCCTGGCCATGGCAGCTGTCCAGGTGACATCCATATTTACCTTACCATTTTGTCACAGAGTGGTTGGTCATTTCTTCTGTGACATCCTCCCTGTCATAAAACTCTCCCGGATTGATACCACTGTCAATGAGATCATCAATTTTGTTGTCAGTTTATCAGTGATCCTGGTTCCCATGGGCCTGGTCTTCATCTCCTACGTTCTTTTCATCTCCACCATCCTCAATACCGCCTCAGCCGAGGGCCAGAAGAAGGCCTTTGCCATATGTGCCTCCCACCTCACCATGGTCATGGTCCACTACAGCTGTGCCTCCACTGACTACCTCAAGCCTAAGTCAGAAAATTCTGTAGAACAAGACCTCCTTCTCTCAGTGACCTTCACCATCATCACTCCCCTTCTGAACTGTGTTGTTTACAGTCTGAGGAACAAGAAGGTCAAGGATTCCCTACGCAGAGCTGTGGGCAGAAACATTTCTTAA